A section of the Roseomonas marmotae genome encodes:
- a CDS encoding hybrid sensor histidine kinase/response regulator: MNKSASMGATNAYELLVQAVVDYAIFMLDPDGRVVSWNPGAHRIKGYSAGEIIGEHFSRFYTPEDREAGLPARALKAATEDGRASAEAWRVRKDGTRFWASVVIDAIHENGRLIGFAKVTRDMTEQRNAQIAALESERRFRLLVQGVTDYAIFMLNPDGRVTNWNTGAERIKGYTAEEIIGHHFSRFYTPEDVADGLPFRALETARREGRYEAEGWRMRKEGTRFWAGVVIDAIYEHGTLIGFAKITRDLTERRNAELELEASREQLLQAQKMEAIGQLTGGLAHDFNNMLTGITGSLELLKTRVMQGRTEDLERYIGAAQGAASRAAALTHRLLAFARRQTLDPKPTDPNRLILGMKELVERTVGPAIMLETELAPDLWAILCDPSQLENALLNLCINARDAMPDGGRLTIATSNLLLDGASVRDQDMGPGYYVAIDVADTGTGMEPEVVARAFDPFFTTKPFGMGTGLGLSMIYGFARQSGGQVKIRTEPGRGTTMRLYLPRHWGPAEAKEDTVGLLDVPRAEANETVAIIDDEPTVRMLVMEVLEELGYSAIEAPDGASGLKMLQSDQRIDLLITDVGLPGGMNGRQLADAARQMRPGLKVLFITGYAENVVASQGQMEPGMQVLTKPFAMQTLANRIKSMITAS, translated from the coding sequence ATGAACAAATCCGCTTCGATGGGCGCCACCAATGCCTATGAACTGCTGGTCCAGGCGGTGGTGGATTATGCCATCTTCATGCTGGACCCGGACGGGCGGGTGGTGAGCTGGAATCCAGGCGCCCACCGAATCAAGGGTTATTCGGCCGGGGAGATTATCGGGGAACATTTCTCGCGATTCTACACGCCCGAGGATCGGGAGGCCGGCCTGCCGGCCAGGGCGCTGAAGGCCGCCACCGAAGATGGGCGCGCCAGCGCCGAGGCCTGGCGCGTCCGCAAGGATGGCACCCGCTTCTGGGCCAGCGTGGTGATCGACGCCATCCATGAGAATGGCAGGCTGATCGGCTTCGCGAAAGTCACCCGCGACATGACCGAGCAGCGCAACGCCCAGATCGCGGCACTGGAGAGCGAGCGCCGCTTCCGCCTGCTGGTGCAGGGCGTGACGGACTACGCCATCTTCATGCTCAACCCCGACGGCCGCGTGACCAATTGGAACACCGGGGCCGAGCGCATCAAGGGCTATACGGCCGAGGAGATCATCGGCCACCACTTCTCCCGCTTCTACACGCCGGAGGATGTCGCTGACGGCCTGCCCTTCCGGGCGCTGGAGACCGCGCGCCGCGAGGGACGCTACGAGGCCGAAGGCTGGCGCATGCGTAAGGAAGGCACGCGCTTCTGGGCCGGCGTGGTGATCGACGCCATCTATGAGCATGGCACGCTGATCGGCTTCGCCAAGATCACCCGCGACCTGACCGAGCGGCGCAATGCCGAACTGGAGCTGGAAGCATCGCGCGAGCAGTTGCTGCAGGCCCAGAAGATGGAGGCGATCGGCCAGCTCACCGGCGGCCTCGCGCATGACTTCAACAATATGCTGACGGGTATCACCGGCAGCCTGGAACTGCTGAAGACGCGGGTGATGCAGGGCCGGACGGAGGATCTGGAACGCTATATCGGCGCCGCCCAGGGTGCCGCCAGCCGCGCGGCGGCGCTGACGCACCGGCTGCTGGCCTTCGCCCGCCGCCAGACGCTGGACCCCAAGCCGACCGACCCGAACCGGCTGATCCTGGGGATGAAGGAGCTGGTCGAACGTACGGTGGGGCCGGCGATCATGCTGGAGACGGAATTGGCGCCCGACCTCTGGGCGATCCTCTGTGACCCGAGCCAGCTTGAGAATGCACTGCTGAACCTCTGCATCAATGCCCGCGATGCCATGCCGGATGGCGGGCGGCTGACCATCGCGACCTCCAATCTCCTGCTGGATGGCGCGTCCGTGCGGGACCAGGATATGGGCCCCGGCTACTACGTGGCCATCGACGTGGCGGATACCGGCACGGGCATGGAGCCGGAAGTCGTGGCCCGTGCCTTCGACCCCTTCTTCACGACGAAGCCCTTCGGCATGGGCACCGGGCTCGGCCTCTCCATGATCTATGGCTTCGCGCGCCAGTCCGGCGGGCAGGTGAAGATCCGGACGGAGCCGGGCCGCGGCACCACCATGCGTCTCTATCTGCCCCGCCACTGGGGCCCGGCGGAGGCGAAGGAAGACACGGTTGGCCTGCTGGACGTGCCGCGTGCCGAGGCCAATGAGACGGTGGCCATCATCGACGACGAGCCGACGGTGCGCATGCTTGTGATGGAAGTGCTGGAGGAGCTTGGCTACTCGGCCATCGAGGCGCCGGACGGCGCCTCCGGGCTGAAGATGCTGCAATCGGACCAGCGGATAGACCTGCTGATCACCGATGTCGGCCTGCCGGGCGGCATGAACGGGCGGCAGCTGGCCGATGCGGCGCGACAGATGCGGCCGGGCCTGAAGGTGCTTTTCATCACCGGCTATGCCGAGAATGTGGTGGCCAGCCAGGGCCAGATGGAGCCGGGCATGCAGGTGCTGACCAAGCCCTTCGCCATGCAAACCCTGGCCAACCGCATCAAGTCCATGATCACCGCGAGCTGA
- a CDS encoding DUF1810 domain-containing protein, which yields MSEAFDLGRFLRAQEPVLEQVRRELREGQKRSHWMWFIFPQLRGLGQSEMAWRYGIASREEARVYLEHPLLGPRLRECTALVLAAGRPLRQMLGSPDDLKFHSCMSLFAAVAPEESVFREALARYFGGTPDPRTVEMLRAPEG from the coding sequence ATGAGCGAAGCCTTCGATCTCGGCCGTTTCCTGCGGGCGCAGGAGCCGGTGCTGGAGCAGGTGCGGCGTGAGCTGCGGGAAGGACAGAAGCGCAGCCATTGGATGTGGTTCATCTTCCCGCAACTTCGTGGCCTCGGGCAGAGTGAGATGGCCTGGCGCTACGGCATCGCGTCGCGGGAGGAGGCGCGGGTCTATCTGGAGCACCCGCTGCTGGGGCCGAGGCTGCGGGAGTGCACGGCGCTGGTGCTGGCCGCCGGCCGCCCGCTGCGGCAGATGCTGGGCAGCCCGGACGACCTGAAATTCCATTCCTGCATGAGCCTCTTCGCCGCCGTGGCGCCGGAGGAGTCTGTCTTCCGCGAGGCGCTGGCGCGGTATTTCGGGGGCACACCGGACCCGCGGACAGTCGAGATGCTGCGGGCTCCGGAAGGATAG
- a CDS encoding PadR family transcriptional regulator — MAIYLDHIGGMRNHHISGMDRFFTAPDGADGRCHGGPHHHHRGRHGGRHGGRLFDHGELRLLVLAMMAEQPRYGYELIKAIEERMGGSYSPSPGVIYPLLSWLEEVGYAAQEAEEGGRKRYRLTPEGEAFVAANRPALESLFARIGGYGSQRAAVPDTVIRAMENLKLALRLRLRQGALEPAAAESIAAALDTAASAVERS; from the coding sequence ATGGCGATATATCTTGACCATATCGGCGGCATGAGAAACCACCATATCAGCGGCATGGACCGCTTCTTCACCGCCCCCGACGGAGCTGACGGACGCTGCCACGGGGGCCCGCATCATCATCATCGCGGCCGCCACGGCGGGCGTCATGGCGGCCGGCTTTTCGATCATGGGGAGCTGCGCCTGCTGGTGCTGGCGATGATGGCCGAGCAGCCACGCTACGGTTACGAGCTCATCAAGGCGATCGAGGAACGCATGGGCGGCTCCTACAGCCCAAGCCCCGGCGTCATCTATCCCCTGCTCTCCTGGCTTGAGGAGGTGGGCTATGCCGCGCAGGAGGCGGAGGAGGGTGGCCGCAAGCGCTACCGCCTGACGCCTGAGGGGGAGGCCTTCGTCGCCGCCAACCGCCCTGCCCTGGAAAGCCTCTTCGCCCGCATCGGCGGCTATGGCTCGCAGCGCGCCGCCGTGCCGGACACCGTGATTCGCGCGATGGAGAACCTGAAGCTCGCCCTGCGCCTGCGGCTCCGGCAGGGCGCGCTGGAACCGGCGGCGGCCGAGAGCATCGCTGCGGCCCTCGATACGGCAGCCAGTGCGGTGGAGCGCAGCTGA
- a CDS encoding DUF6496 domain-containing protein has product MPSTQAKSQKETVDRVMHEFKHGELKRGRAGKVKNPKQAIAIALSEAGASNQQSPQENRSKLRQTKAKERQAGAARDGSRTGGGGTTRAELYERAKKAGIPGRSRMDKAGLEQALRRHRS; this is encoded by the coding sequence ATGCCCAGCACGCAGGCCAAGTCGCAGAAAGAAACCGTCGACCGTGTCATGCATGAATTCAAACATGGCGAGCTGAAGCGCGGCCGCGCCGGCAAGGTGAAGAATCCGAAACAGGCGATCGCTATCGCGCTGAGCGAGGCTGGCGCCTCCAACCAGCAATCGCCGCAGGAGAACCGGAGCAAGCTGCGCCAGACCAAGGCCAAGGAGCGGCAGGCCGGGGCCGCCCGGGACGGAAGCAGGACCGGCGGGGGCGGTACCACGCGTGCCGAACTCTATGAGCGCGCGAAGAAGGCGGGGATCCCCGGCCGTTCCAGGATGGATAAGGCCGGGCTGGAACAGGCGCTACGCCGGCACCGGAGTTAG
- the kdsA gene encoding 3-deoxy-8-phosphooctulonate synthase, translating to MAAPHPAVTVGRVQFGNALPLSIIAGPCQLESREHALEVASALKEIAARLGFGLVFKTSFDKANRSSARAARGIGLAAALPIFAEIRERLGLPVLTDVHNAEQCAPVAEAVDVLQIPAFLCRQTDLLLAAAATGRAVNVKKGQFLAPWEMGNIVEKLMSGGARDILLTDRGTSFGYNTLVSDFRGLPIMAQTGAPVIFDATHSVQQPGALGGSSGGQREFVPVLSRAAVAVGVAGLFIETHPDPDHAPSDGPNMVPLREFEPLLRDLLELDRLAKAQAARHAAEA from the coding sequence ATGGCCGCCCCTCATCCAGCCGTGACTGTCGGCCGGGTCCAGTTCGGAAACGCACTGCCCCTCTCCATCATCGCCGGCCCCTGTCAGCTGGAAAGCCGGGAGCACGCGCTGGAGGTCGCCTCGGCGCTGAAGGAGATCGCGGCCCGCCTGGGCTTCGGGCTGGTTTTCAAGACCTCCTTCGACAAGGCCAACCGCAGCAGCGCCAGGGCGGCACGGGGCATCGGCCTGGCCGCCGCCCTGCCGATCTTCGCCGAGATCCGGGAGAGGCTCGGCCTGCCGGTGCTGACGGATGTGCATAATGCCGAGCAATGCGCGCCCGTGGCCGAGGCGGTCGATGTGCTGCAGATCCCGGCCTTCCTCTGCCGGCAGACCGACCTGCTGCTGGCCGCCGCCGCCACCGGCCGCGCGGTCAATGTCAAGAAGGGCCAGTTCCTGGCGCCCTGGGAGATGGGCAATATCGTCGAGAAGCTGATGAGCGGCGGCGCCCGCGACATCCTGCTGACCGACCGTGGCACCAGCTTCGGCTATAATACGCTGGTCTCCGACTTCCGGGGCCTGCCGATCATGGCGCAGACCGGCGCGCCGGTGATCTTCGATGCCACCCATTCCGTGCAGCAGCCCGGGGCGCTGGGCGGCAGCTCGGGCGGGCAGCGGGAATTCGTGCCGGTGCTGTCGCGTGCGGCGGTGGCCGTGGGCGTCGCGGGGCTTTTCATCGAGACGCATCCGGACCCCGACCACGCGCCGTCCGATGGCCCCAACATGGTGCCGCTGCGGGAATTCGAGCCGCTGCTGCGGGATCTGCTGGAGCTGGACCGCCTGGCCAAGGCGCAGGCCGCCCGCCACGCCGCGGAAGCGTGA
- a CDS encoding 3-deoxy-manno-octulosonate cytidylyltransferase: MKNPVILIPARLAASRLPGKPMADIAGEPMIVAVWRRAMEADVAPVWIATDAEEIAEAVRAVGGQAVMTGTHHPSGSDRVFEAVTRIDPDGHYDAVINVQGDLPTVSPHTIRAAALPLEDPEVAIGTPVAVIRREEERSAPSVVKMVGTPLGGGRYRALYFTRATAPWGEGPLHHHIGLYAWRREALARFVGLPPSPLEQREKLEQLRALEAGMRIDAMEVGEVPLGVDTPEDLERARAMLRSPKTTGV; this comes from the coding sequence ATGAAGAACCCCGTCATCCTGATCCCCGCCCGCCTGGCCGCCTCCCGCCTGCCCGGCAAGCCCATGGCCGATATCGCCGGGGAGCCGATGATCGTGGCCGTCTGGCGCCGCGCCATGGAGGCTGACGTCGCGCCGGTCTGGATCGCCACCGATGCCGAGGAGATCGCGGAGGCCGTGCGCGCCGTGGGCGGGCAGGCGGTGATGACCGGCACGCACCACCCCTCCGGCTCCGACCGGGTTTTCGAGGCGGTGACGCGCATCGACCCGGACGGGCATTATGACGCCGTGATCAATGTGCAGGGCGACCTTCCCACCGTCTCCCCCCACACCATCCGCGCCGCCGCGCTGCCGCTGGAAGACCCTGAGGTGGCGATCGGCACCCCCGTCGCCGTCATCCGGCGGGAGGAGGAGCGGAGCGCCCCCAGCGTGGTGAAGATGGTGGGCACGCCGCTGGGCGGCGGCCGTTACCGCGCGCTCTATTTCACCCGCGCCACCGCGCCCTGGGGCGAGGGGCCGCTGCACCATCATATCGGCCTCTATGCCTGGCGGCGCGAGGCCCTGGCGCGTTTCGTCGGCCTGCCGCCCTCTCCGCTGGAGCAGCGGGAGAAGCTGGAGCAGCTGCGGGCGCTGGAGGCGGGCATGCGGATCGACGCGATGGAAGTGGGCGAGGTGCCGCTGGGCGTGGATACGCCGGAGGATCTGGAGCGCGCGCGCGCGATGTTGCGTAGCCCAAAAACCACCGGCGTCTAA
- a CDS encoding KpsF/GutQ family sugar-phosphate isomerase: MDLPQTIRGDILTSARRTGLAEAEGIRALHAALDGPLGDRLVEAVTCIRDCGGRVIVTGMGKSGHVGRKIAATLASTGTPAYFVHPAEASHGDLGMIHATDVVLALSWSGEAPELADIIAYTRRFGVRLVAITSRPRGALGSAADIPLLLPAMPEACPNGLAPTTSTTMQLVMGDMLAVALLSLKGFSAQDFRQFHPGGKLGSQLLKVRELMHAGAEVPAVPDTAMLSQAVVEISSKRLGVTAVVDEAGRLRGVITDGDVRVAMEGGFVDRPVEAVMTRNPRCIEPDLLAQEALAVMHKARITSLFVVEQDRLLGVVHVHDLLRAGVA, translated from the coding sequence ATGGATCTGCCGCAGACCATCCGAGGAGATATCCTGACCTCGGCCCGCCGTACGGGCCTTGCCGAGGCCGAGGGCATCCGCGCGCTCCACGCCGCGCTGGACGGGCCCCTGGGGGACCGGTTGGTCGAGGCCGTGACCTGCATCCGCGACTGCGGTGGTCGGGTCATCGTCACGGGCATGGGCAAGTCGGGGCATGTGGGGCGCAAGATCGCCGCCACCCTGGCCTCCACCGGCACCCCCGCCTATTTCGTGCATCCGGCCGAGGCCAGCCACGGCGATCTCGGCATGATCCATGCCACCGACGTGGTGCTGGCGCTCTCCTGGTCCGGGGAAGCGCCGGAACTGGCGGATATCATCGCCTATACCCGCCGCTTCGGCGTGCGGCTGGTGGCCATTACCTCCCGCCCCCGGGGCGCGCTGGGCAGCGCGGCCGATATTCCGCTGCTGCTGCCGGCCATGCCGGAAGCCTGCCCGAATGGCCTGGCCCCCACCACCTCCACCACCATGCAGTTGGTGATGGGCGATATGCTGGCGGTGGCCTTGCTGTCCCTGAAGGGTTTCTCGGCGCAGGATTTCCGGCAGTTCCACCCCGGCGGCAAGCTCGGTTCCCAGCTGCTGAAGGTGCGGGAGCTGATGCATGCGGGCGCCGAGGTGCCAGCCGTGCCGGATACCGCCATGCTCTCCCAGGCCGTGGTGGAGATCAGCAGCAAGCGGCTGGGCGTGACGGCGGTGGTGGATGAGGCTGGGCGGCTGCGCGGCGTCATCACCGATGGCGATGTGCGCGTGGCCATGGAAGGCGGCTTCGTGGACCGGCCGGTGGAGGCGGTGATGACGCGCAACCCCCGCTGCATCGAGCCCGACCTGCTGGCGCAGGAGGCGCTGGCGGTGATGCACAAGGCGCGCATCACCAGCCTTTTCGTGGTGGAGCAGGACCGGCTGCTCGGTGTCGTGCATGTGCACGACCTGTTGCGCGCCGGCGTGGCCTGA
- a CDS encoding PEP-CTERM sorting domain-containing protein produces MTTHLPLKALLAAVLLSMGALASTAASAAVLDFDTLSGANNPPFTSYSQDGFTLVNTAGQFYVGGVFGNPAPSIFSGRLYGSPSAAVTLTAAGGADFIFSAFDFASNNGATSYVLTGFQDGAEIFNISATSSVTSGFITLTPGTASSVVDLVTLSFTGSGTSFNLDNIVVNAATVPVPEPASLALFSMGLLGLGLTRARRA; encoded by the coding sequence ATGACGACGCATCTGCCCTTGAAGGCTCTGCTGGCAGCCGTGCTGCTCAGCATGGGGGCGCTGGCCTCGACCGCCGCATCGGCTGCCGTGCTCGACTTCGACACCCTCTCCGGCGCGAATAACCCGCCCTTCACAAGCTATTCCCAGGACGGTTTCACGCTCGTGAACACGGCGGGCCAGTTCTATGTCGGCGGCGTCTTCGGCAACCCCGCCCCAAGCATCTTCTCCGGCCGTCTCTACGGATCCCCCTCGGCGGCCGTTACCCTGACCGCGGCCGGAGGCGCCGACTTCATCTTCTCCGCCTTCGACTTCGCCTCGAATAACGGAGCGACCTCCTATGTCCTGACCGGCTTCCAGGACGGGGCAGAGATCTTCAACATTTCCGCCACAAGCAGCGTGACCAGCGGCTTCATCACGCTCACGCCCGGCACGGCCAGCAGCGTCGTGGACCTCGTCACGCTCTCCTTCACCGGCTCGGGCACGTCCTTCAACCTCGATAATATCGTGGTCAATGCCGCCACCGTGCCGGTGCCCGAGCCCGCTTCCCTGGCCCTGTTCAGCATGGGTCTGCTCGGCCTCGGCCTGACGCGGGCTCGGCGGGCCTGA
- a CDS encoding Gfo/Idh/MocA family protein, with amino-acid sequence MSGSLADEARRARPRLGFLGVGWIGRHRMQAILESGAAEAAVIADASPEMAAEALKLAPDARQVASLDEMLDAGVEGVVIATPSALHAEQSIRALERGVAVFCQKPLGRTAAEARAVVAAAREADRLLAVDLSYRFTEGMRRIRDVVRSGGLGRVYAVDLVFHNAYGPDKSWFYDPALSGGGCVMDLGVHLVDLALWTLDFPAVASVDGTLLAAGEPLGGRQDRVEDYAIATLGLEGGAAVRLACSWRLQAGCDAIISAAFYGTGGGAALRNVNGSFYDFTAERFRGTARETLAAAPDAWGGRAAADWARRLAGGARFDPAAERLVEVSAVLDRIYGR; translated from the coding sequence ATGAGCGGGAGCTTGGCGGACGAGGCACGGCGGGCCCGCCCGCGCCTCGGTTTCCTGGGTGTCGGCTGGATCGGCCGCCACCGCATGCAGGCCATCCTGGAATCCGGCGCGGCGGAGGCCGCGGTCATCGCCGATGCCTCGCCGGAGATGGCGGCGGAGGCGCTGAAGCTGGCGCCGGATGCGCGGCAGGTGGCCTCGCTCGATGAGATGCTGGATGCGGGCGTGGAAGGGGTGGTGATCGCCACCCCCAGCGCCCTCCATGCCGAACAGTCCATCCGCGCGCTGGAACGCGGCGTGGCCGTCTTCTGCCAGAAGCCGCTGGGCCGCACGGCCGCCGAGGCGCGGGCGGTGGTGGCGGCGGCCCGCGAGGCAGACCGGCTGCTGGCGGTCGACCTCTCCTACCGCTTCACCGAAGGAATGCGCCGCATCCGCGACGTGGTGCGGTCGGGCGGGCTGGGCCGCGTCTATGCGGTCGATCTGGTCTTCCATAATGCCTATGGGCCGGACAAGTCCTGGTTCTACGACCCCGCCCTTTCCGGCGGCGGCTGCGTCATGGATCTCGGCGTGCATCTGGTGGACCTCGCCCTCTGGACGCTGGATTTCCCCGCCGTCGCCAGCGTCGACGGCACACTCCTCGCGGCCGGGGAGCCGCTGGGCGGGCGGCAGGACCGGGTCGAGGATTACGCCATCGCCACCCTGGGGCTGGAGGGCGGGGCGGCGGTGCGGCTGGCCTGTTCCTGGCGGCTGCAGGCGGGATGCGACGCCATCATCTCCGCGGCCTTCTACGGCACCGGGGGCGGCGCCGCGCTGCGGAACGTCAACGGCTCCTTCTACGACTTCACCGCCGAACGCTTCCGCGGCACCGCGCGCGAGACCCTGGCGGCGGCGCCGGATGCCTGGGGCGGGCGTGCCGCCGCGGACTGGGCCAGGCGGCTGGCAGGCGGGGCGCGCTTCGATCCCGCGGCGGAGCGGCTGGTAGAGGTTTCGGCGGTGCTGGACCGCATCTACGGCCGCTGA
- a CDS encoding MDR/zinc-dependent alcohol dehydrogenase-like family protein gives MSATAETRTMRAAILTGPGQIRLEEAALPQPGPGQLRIRLEGCGVCASNLTPWAGPEWMRFPTEPGALGHEGWGVVDAVGEGVTGFSVGERVAALTYKSYAEYDLAEADAVLRLPDSLAGQPFPGEPLGCAMNIFRRSGIEAGQTVAIIGIGFLGAILTRLASDAGARVIAISRRPFSLDLARRMGAAEVIPMEDHHAIIGQMKDLTGGRFCDRVIEAVGKQWPLDLAGELTRERGRLIVAGYHQDGPRQVNMWLWNWRGIDVINAHERDPKVYLEGMREAIEAVASGRLDPGPLYTHRYPLERLGEALNATRDRPDGFLKALVTYR, from the coding sequence GTGAGCGCCACCGCCGAAACCCGCACCATGCGGGCCGCCATTCTGACCGGACCGGGGCAGATCCGCCTGGAGGAGGCCGCACTGCCGCAGCCAGGCCCGGGACAATTGCGTATCCGCCTGGAAGGCTGTGGCGTCTGCGCCTCCAACCTCACGCCCTGGGCGGGCCCGGAATGGATGCGCTTCCCGACCGAGCCCGGCGCCCTCGGCCATGAAGGCTGGGGCGTGGTGGATGCGGTAGGGGAAGGGGTGACCGGCTTTTCCGTCGGCGAGCGCGTCGCCGCCCTCACTTACAAGAGCTATGCCGAGTACGACCTGGCCGAAGCGGATGCCGTGCTGCGCCTGCCGGATTCGCTGGCCGGCCAGCCCTTCCCTGGCGAGCCGCTGGGCTGCGCCATGAACATCTTCCGCCGCAGCGGGATCGAGGCCGGGCAGACCGTCGCCATCATCGGCATCGGCTTCCTCGGCGCCATCCTGACCAGGCTGGCCAGCGATGCGGGGGCGAGGGTGATCGCCATCTCCCGCCGTCCCTTCTCCCTCGATCTCGCCCGGCGCATGGGCGCGGCTGAGGTGATCCCGATGGAGGATCACCATGCCATCATCGGGCAGATGAAGGACCTGACCGGCGGCCGCTTCTGCGACCGTGTCATCGAGGCCGTGGGCAAGCAATGGCCGCTGGACCTGGCAGGGGAACTGACCAGGGAACGCGGCAGGCTGATCGTCGCCGGCTATCACCAGGACGGCCCGCGTCAGGTGAATATGTGGCTCTGGAACTGGCGCGGGATCGACGTGATCAACGCGCATGAGCGCGATCCCAAGGTCTATCTGGAGGGGATGCGCGAGGCGATCGAGGCCGTGGCCTCCGGCCGGCTGGACCCCGGCCCGCTCTATACCCACCGCTACCCGCTGGAGCGGCTGGGCGAGGCGCTGAATGCCACGCGCGACCGCCCCGATGGCTTCCTCAAGGCGCTGGTGACCTACCGATGA
- a CDS encoding DUF962 domain-containing protein, with product MTYAEFWHRYLRAHAQPATRLTHFAGSLLALLALLLAVVLLDWRWLIAAPVIGYGFAWVAHLVIEGNRPETFGHPFWSLRSDFRMLFLWLGGRLEPHLRAAGVAPPPRHGQAAGR from the coding sequence ATGACCTATGCGGAGTTCTGGCACCGCTACCTCAGGGCCCATGCGCAGCCGGCGACGCGGCTGACGCATTTCGCCGGCAGCCTGCTGGCGCTTCTCGCGCTGCTGCTGGCGGTGGTGCTGCTGGACTGGCGCTGGCTGATCGCCGCGCCCGTCATCGGCTATGGCTTCGCCTGGGTGGCGCATCTGGTGATCGAGGGCAATCGTCCCGAGACCTTCGGGCATCCCTTCTGGTCGCTCCGCAGCGACTTTCGCATGCTCTTCCTCTGGCTCGGCGGGCGGCTGGAGCCGCATCTGCGCGCGGCGGGCGTGGCGCCACCGCCGCGTCATGGCCAGGCCGCCGGCCGGTAG
- a CDS encoding 3-keto-5-aminohexanoate cleavage protein: MASKRKVIITCAVTGAIHTPSMSPHLPVTPEEIADAALGAAEAGAAIVHLHARNPETGQPDQSPEAFAKFLPVIKQRSNVVVNLTTGGAPTMSIQERVRPAATFKPEVASLNLGSMNFGLFGMLDRFKDLKHQWERDYLGNKDIIFRNTFGDIEHILTTCAGNDTRFEFECYDTAHLHNLKYFYDRGLVKAPLFIQTVFGLQGGIGAHPEEVQHMKRTADRLFGDNYRWSVLGAGRNQLPIAAMAAAMGGNVRVGLEDSLWAGPGRLAQTNAEQVRAVRQIIEGLGMEVATPDEAREMLSLKGGDKVGF, encoded by the coding sequence ATGGCCAGCAAGCGGAAAGTCATCATCACCTGTGCCGTGACGGGCGCGATCCATACCCCCTCCATGTCGCCGCATCTGCCGGTGACACCGGAGGAGATCGCGGATGCGGCGCTGGGCGCGGCCGAGGCCGGCGCGGCCATCGTGCACCTGCATGCCCGCAACCCCGAGACCGGCCAGCCCGACCAGTCGCCGGAGGCCTTCGCCAAGTTCCTGCCGGTGATCAAGCAGCGTTCCAACGTGGTGGTGAACCTGACCACCGGCGGCGCCCCCACCATGAGCATCCAGGAGCGCGTGCGCCCCGCCGCCACCTTCAAGCCGGAAGTGGCCTCGCTGAACCTGGGCTCAATGAATTTCGGCCTCTTCGGCATGCTGGACCGCTTCAAGGACCTGAAGCACCAGTGGGAACGTGACTACCTCGGCAACAAGGACATCATCTTCCGCAATACCTTCGGCGATATCGAGCATATCCTGACGACCTGCGCCGGCAACGACACGCGCTTCGAATTCGAGTGCTACGACACCGCGCATCTGCACAACCTGAAATACTTCTACGACCGCGGGCTGGTGAAGGCGCCGCTTTTCATCCAGACGGTCTTCGGGCTGCAGGGCGGCATCGGCGCCCATCCGGAAGAGGTGCAGCACATGAAGCGCACCGCCGACCGGCTCTTCGGCGACAACTACCGCTGGTCCGTGCTCGGCGCCGGGCGCAACCAGCTGCCCATCGCCGCCATGGCCGCCGCCATGGGCGGCAATGTCCGCGTGGGGCTGGAGGACAGCCTCTGGGCCGGCCCCGGCCGCCTGGCCCAGACCAATGCCGAGCAGGTGCGCGCCGTGCGCCAGATCATCGAGGGCCTGGGCATGGAAGTCGCGACGCCGGATGAGGCGCGCGAGATGCTGTCCCTCAAGGGCGGCGACAAGGTCGGCTTCTGA